In Lysobacter firmicutimachus, one genomic interval encodes:
- a CDS encoding non-ribosomal peptide synthetase encodes MNESNANALPLTTAQRGLWVGQKIASLEATLNIAEAVEIHGPVEPAPFLRALRRFTEEAESTRVRIVERDGLPYQIVRETTVAEFPYLDFSGEPDPRAAAERWMHADIAKPVDLAHDPLWVGALFKYADDLYCWYQRAHHTVYDGFSGGMAAKRLNELYLAYRDGVEPPPSGYGTLASLVEAETSYRDSERYRRDREYWLEQLAELPEAVTLARRRVRNNGGLRRASGQVGNDVRERLAEIARDCGVSLPQVLIALIAAYYHRATGAEDLVFGMPVTGRVNHAMRSTPGMAANVVAIRLKMHADMSMPELFAQVSRVVKQALRHQQYRYEELRRDLGLLNPDQHMAWLGINIEPYDYNNFLGHRASARNLHNGSAEDLTVFVFDRLDGQGLSLDLDANPTLYPENELNEHLRRLLRLIDAVQADPGLRLGEIDILGDDERDRLLRRWNDTAAKPAQATALEQFERQAAAAPDAVAVVSGDVALSYRELDALSTRLARRLIARGVRPGDLVALALPRDERLPAAPYAVWKAGAAYLPLDPESPRERMLQTLEDAAPRLLLTVPALAGAFDARAIPLLCIDEAEGEEAAAADAPALPRAAPDACAYVIYTSGSTGRPKGVEVDQRNLSNFLAATQRLFAPGPGERFLAQTTIAFDIACFELFLPLSVGARVVMTDAETVRDPLALARLIEDQALDYVQATPSLWRMLLANPRLRLDGVHALSTGEALPPDLAQRLVACSAKVTNLYGPTETTVWASAIELSADDVADGAPPSIGRPLLNTRAYLLDAALNPVPTGSVGELYVAGACVARGYLRRPELTAERFLADPFVAGERMYRTGDLARWRDDGAIEYLGRADQQVKIRGHRVELGEIEAQLAAEAGVADVAVALHTDALGHALLAAYVVPTAGGGVDGEALRARLARRLPEHMVPSAYVELERLPLTASGKLDRKALTPPERSRRSAYAPPRNETERKLVALWQQIFGQEGIGIHDNFFELGGDSLTAAEMVAAFPQHFGSELALGALFEGSTIAGLAAHLERNGGENDPLGAMLALRPAGGARPLFCIHPVTGLSWAYAALLRHLDEHVPVYALQSRGLRGGASLPASIEEIAADYVAQIRRVQPHGPYRVLGWSLGGLVGHAIAALLQQLGERVELLAMMDSYPFVADAAEAGGEAQQVAAVLKFLGFHQQARDNPPQDMRALADLLCREYEVFSIPLVQEIMKADARLIENVSAITRNNLALARRYRPAPIAADVLFFNAGRKEHVDLDGLLHYHAGAWQSVIDGRIEVHDIDCDHQSMLEPRAAAQIVRLLRERLELRSEPAPLPPQLHPAEFAIAFS; translated from the coding sequence ATGAACGAATCCAACGCCAACGCCCTGCCCTTGACCACCGCCCAGCGCGGCTTGTGGGTCGGACAGAAGATCGCCTCGCTCGAAGCGACCTTGAACATCGCCGAGGCGGTGGAGATCCACGGCCCGGTCGAGCCGGCGCCGTTCCTGCGCGCCCTGCGCCGCTTCACCGAAGAGGCCGAGAGCACCCGCGTGCGCATCGTCGAGCGCGACGGCCTGCCGTACCAGATCGTGCGCGAGACCACGGTGGCGGAATTCCCCTATCTGGACTTCAGCGGCGAACCCGATCCTCGTGCGGCGGCCGAACGCTGGATGCATGCGGACATCGCCAAGCCGGTCGATCTGGCGCACGATCCTTTGTGGGTCGGCGCCTTGTTCAAGTACGCCGACGATCTGTATTGCTGGTATCAGCGCGCGCACCACACCGTCTACGACGGTTTCAGCGGCGGCATGGCGGCCAAGCGGCTCAACGAGCTGTACCTGGCCTATCGCGACGGCGTCGAACCGCCGCCGAGCGGTTACGGCACGCTGGCGTCGTTGGTCGAGGCCGAAACTTCGTACCGCGACTCCGAGCGCTATCGGCGCGATCGCGAGTACTGGCTGGAACAGCTCGCCGAGCTGCCCGAGGCGGTGACCCTGGCGCGTCGCCGGGTGCGCAACAACGGCGGCCTGCGCCGCGCCAGCGGCCAGGTCGGCAACGATGTGCGCGAGCGCCTGGCGGAGATCGCGCGCGATTGCGGCGTCAGCCTGCCGCAGGTGCTGATCGCGCTGATCGCCGCCTACTATCATCGCGCCACCGGCGCCGAAGACCTGGTGTTCGGCATGCCGGTCACCGGCCGGGTCAATCACGCCATGCGCAGCACGCCGGGCATGGCCGCCAACGTGGTCGCGATCCGGTTGAAGATGCACGCCGACATGAGCATGCCGGAACTGTTCGCGCAGGTCTCGCGCGTGGTCAAGCAGGCGCTGCGTCATCAGCAGTACCGCTACGAAGAGCTGCGCCGCGACCTCGGCCTGCTCAACCCCGACCAGCACATGGCCTGGCTCGGCATCAACATCGAACCTTACGACTACAACAACTTCCTCGGCCATCGCGCCAGCGCGCGCAACCTGCACAACGGTAGCGCCGAAGACCTGACTGTGTTCGTGTTCGACCGCCTCGACGGCCAGGGCCTGAGCCTGGACCTGGACGCCAATCCGACCCTGTATCCCGAGAACGAACTGAACGAGCATCTGCGTCGGCTGTTGCGCCTGATCGATGCGGTACAGGCTGATCCCGGCCTGCGGCTGGGCGAGATCGACATCCTCGGCGACGACGAGCGCGACCGGTTGCTGCGGCGCTGGAACGACACCGCAGCGAAACCGGCGCAGGCCACCGCGCTGGAGCAGTTCGAGCGGCAGGCGGCGGCGGCGCCGGATGCGGTCGCCGTGGTGTCCGGCGATGTCGCGTTGAGCTATCGCGAACTCGACGCGCTGAGCACGCGCCTGGCCCGGCGCCTGATCGCGCGCGGCGTGCGCCCCGGCGATCTGGTCGCGCTGGCGTTGCCGCGCGACGAACGCCTGCCCGCCGCGCCGTATGCGGTGTGGAAAGCCGGCGCGGCCTACCTGCCGCTGGACCCCGAATCGCCGCGCGAACGCATGCTGCAGACCCTGGAGGATGCCGCGCCGCGCCTGTTGCTGACCGTGCCGGCGTTGGCCGGCGCCTTCGATGCCCGCGCGATACCGCTGCTGTGCATCGACGAAGCCGAGGGCGAGGAGGCCGCGGCCGCCGACGCTCCCGCTCTGCCGCGCGCCGCGCCGGATGCCTGCGCCTACGTGATCTACACCTCCGGTTCGACCGGCCGGCCCAAGGGCGTGGAGGTCGATCAGCGCAACCTGAGCAACTTCCTCGCCGCCACTCAGCGACTGTTCGCGCCCGGCCCCGGCGAACGCTTCCTGGCCCAGACCACGATCGCGTTCGACATCGCCTGCTTCGAACTGTTCCTGCCGCTGAGCGTCGGCGCGCGCGTGGTGATGACCGATGCCGAAACCGTGCGCGACCCGCTCGCCCTGGCGCGGCTGATCGAAGACCAGGCCCTGGACTACGTGCAGGCCACGCCCTCGCTGTGGCGCATGCTGTTGGCCAATCCGCGCCTGCGCCTGGACGGCGTGCATGCCTTGTCCACCGGCGAAGCCCTGCCGCCGGACCTCGCGCAACGCCTGGTCGCCTGCTCGGCCAAGGTCACCAATCTGTACGGACCGACCGAGACCACCGTCTGGGCCAGCGCGATCGAGCTGAGCGCGGACGACGTCGCCGACGGCGCGCCGCCCTCGATCGGCCGGCCGCTGCTCAACACCCGCGCCTATCTGCTCGATGCCGCGCTCAACCCGGTGCCGACCGGCAGCGTCGGCGAGCTGTACGTGGCCGGCGCCTGCGTCGCGCGCGGCTATCTGCGCCGGCCCGAGCTGACCGCCGAACGCTTCCTCGCCGATCCCTTCGTCGCCGGAGAGCGCATGTACCGCACCGGCGACCTGGCGCGCTGGCGCGACGACGGCGCGATCGAATACCTCGGCCGCGCCGATCAGCAGGTCAAGATCCGCGGCCATCGGGTCGAACTCGGCGAGATCGAGGCCCAGTTGGCCGCCGAGGCCGGCGTCGCCGACGTCGCCGTGGCCCTGCACACCGACGCGCTCGGCCACGCCCTGCTCGCCGCCTATGTGGTGCCGACGGCCGGCGGCGGCGTCGACGGCGAGGCCTTGCGCGCCCGACTGGCGCGGCGCCTGCCCGAGCACATGGTGCCGTCGGCCTATGTCGAACTGGAGCGTCTGCCGTTGACCGCCAGCGGCAAGCTCGACCGCAAGGCGTTGACGCCGCCCGAACGCAGCCGGCGCAGCGCCTACGCGCCGCCGCGCAACGAAACCGAACGCAAGCTGGTCGCGCTGTGGCAACAGATCTTCGGCCAGGAAGGCATCGGCATCCACGACAACTTCTTCGAACTCGGCGGCGATTCGCTGACCGCAGCCGAAATGGTCGCGGCGTTTCCGCAGCATTTCGGCAGCGAACTCGCGCTCGGCGCCCTGTTCGAAGGCTCGACCATCGCCGGGCTGGCCGCGCATCTGGAACGCAACGGTGGCGAGAACGATCCGCTCGGCGCGATGCTGGCGCTGCGCCCCGCCGGCGGCGCGCGGCCGCTGTTCTGCATCCACCCGGTCACCGGGCTGAGCTGGGCCTATGCGGCCTTGCTGCGCCATCTCGACGAGCACGTGCCGGTGTACGCGCTGCAGTCGCGCGGCCTGCGCGGCGGCGCCAGCCTGCCGGCCAGCATCGAAGAGATCGCCGCCGACTACGTCGCCCAGATCCGCCGGGTGCAGCCGCACGGCCCCTACCGCGTGCTGGGCTGGTCGCTGGGCGGGCTGGTCGGCCACGCGATCGCGGCCTTGTTGCAGCAGCTCGGCGAGCGGGTCGAGCTGCTGGCGATGATGGACTCCTACCCCTTCGTCGCCGATGCGGCCGAGGCCGGCGGCGAGGCCCAGCAGGTCGCGGCGGTGCTGAAGTTCCTCGGCTTCCACCAGCAGGCGCGCGACAACCCGCCGCAGGACATGCGCGCCCTGGCCGATCTGCTGTGCCGCGAATACGAGGTGTTCTCGATCCCGCTGGTGCAGGAAATCATGAAGGCCGATGCGCGCCTGATCGAGAACGTCAGCGCGATCACCCGCAACAACCTGGCCCTGGCGCGACGTTACCGGCCGGCGCCGATCGCCGCCGATGTGCTGTTCTTCAATGCCGGGCGCAAAGAGCACGTCGATCTGGACGGCCTGCTTCACTACCACGCCGGCGCCTGGCAATCGGTGATCGACGGCCGCATCGAGGTCCACGACATCGACTGCGATCACCAGTCGATGCTGGAGCCGCGGGCCGCGGCGCAGATCGTGCGGCTGCTGCGCGAGCGCCTGGAGCTGCGCAGCGAACCCGCACCGCTGCCGCCGCAACTGCATCCGGCCGAGTTCGCGATCGCGTTCTCGTGA
- a CDS encoding TetR/AcrR family transcriptional regulator produces MSALSHASAVPADDPVLDHAERLLLTRGAQRLGLAEVARAAGVEPAALRDRYPSREDLLSALRQRFVAEFLGELARAMDRCRPGDWAARLRAWVQGAVDGYLDRLALHDALFHGPGHHHRHAMQDNPAIDQLVELLEGGIAARVWAAPDPRLTAVIFFNAMHSAVDRAIFCGEPPDRRRLAQILCGYFERSVQWWARF; encoded by the coding sequence ATGTCCGCGCTATCCCATGCCTCCGCCGTGCCGGCGGACGATCCCGTGCTCGACCACGCCGAGCGCTTGCTGCTGACCCGCGGTGCGCAGCGCCTGGGCCTGGCCGAGGTCGCGCGGGCCGCCGGCGTCGAGCCGGCCGCACTGCGCGATCGTTACCCCAGCCGCGAAGATTTGCTGTCGGCGCTGCGCCAGCGCTTCGTCGCCGAGTTCCTCGGCGAGCTGGCCCGGGCCATGGACCGCTGCCGCCCCGGCGACTGGGCCGCGCGACTGCGCGCCTGGGTGCAGGGCGCGGTCGACGGCTATCTGGACCGGCTCGCCCTGCACGATGCGCTGTTTCACGGCCCGGGCCATCACCACCGGCATGCGATGCAGGACAATCCGGCGATCGACCAGCTGGTCGAATTGCTCGAAGGCGGCATCGCGGCGCGGGTCTGGGCCGCGCCGGACCCGCGCTTGACCGCGGTGATCTTCTTCAACGCCATGCACAGTGCGGTCGACCGCGCGATCTTCTGCGGCGAGCCGCCGGACCGGCGCCGTCTGGCGCAGATCCTGTGCGGCTACTTCGAGCGCTCGGTGCAATGGTGGGCGCGGTTCTGA
- a CDS encoding ATP-binding protein, with protein MLPMLVRLYLTVAGLLLCSLLLVQQAFPHLFPEPYAQSARQDFAGELRLLRERLRGADGAELRRRLAELDRDLPDRYRLLGAAEVEALSVPVRGQLAADGSAGDHLGSDQHRVYLRLDGGQVVQIGYVEDDYTARYLAYVTVLGLMLLALLLWLQPLWGDLERLREAAERFGDGDLEARAPLRGGSSIRQLCVYFNNMADQIGRLIQSQRDLVNAASHELRTPITRLEFGLANLSDSLDDRVARARVHALRCDVEELDLLVGELLTLGMLERNGARAMLEQVEAGAFLRASAGLAAEELRTRGTAIDWVLSPALAEVVVEPRSFARAFSNLMRNALRYADGLIRVVLEPDGAGWQLIVEDDGVGIPVEDRDRVFEPFYRLDRSRDRATGGFGLGLSIVRQVIDRHAGDIRVEASNLGGARFVIRLPTHQPGELRAASAPARDAAGEPLSHAFHLQ; from the coding sequence ATGCTGCCGATGCTGGTGCGGCTGTACCTGACGGTCGCCGGCCTGCTGTTGTGCTCGCTGTTGCTGGTGCAGCAGGCCTTCCCGCACCTGTTCCCGGAGCCGTACGCGCAATCGGCGCGACAGGACTTCGCCGGCGAGCTGCGCTTGCTGCGCGAGCGTCTGCGCGGCGCCGACGGCGCCGAGCTGCGCCGGCGCCTGGCCGAACTCGACCGCGACCTGCCCGATCGCTACCGGCTGCTCGGCGCCGCCGAAGTGGAGGCGCTGTCGGTGCCGGTGCGCGGCCAGCTCGCGGCGGACGGCAGCGCCGGCGACCATCTCGGCAGCGACCAGCATCGGGTCTACCTGCGCCTGGACGGCGGCCAGGTGGTGCAGATCGGCTACGTCGAGGACGACTACACGGCGCGTTACCTGGCCTACGTCACCGTGCTGGGGCTGATGCTGCTGGCCTTGTTGCTGTGGTTGCAGCCGCTGTGGGGAGACCTGGAGCGCCTGCGCGAAGCCGCCGAACGCTTCGGCGACGGCGACCTGGAGGCGCGCGCGCCGTTGCGCGGCGGTTCCTCGATCCGTCAGCTGTGCGTGTACTTCAACAACATGGCCGACCAGATCGGCCGCCTGATCCAGTCGCAACGCGACCTGGTCAACGCCGCTTCGCACGAACTGCGCACGCCGATCACCCGGCTCGAGTTCGGCCTGGCCAACCTGTCCGATTCGCTCGACGATCGGGTCGCCCGCGCGCGCGTGCACGCGCTGCGCTGCGACGTGGAGGAACTGGACCTGTTGGTCGGCGAACTGCTGACCCTGGGGATGCTGGAGCGCAACGGTGCGCGCGCGATGCTGGAACAGGTCGAGGCCGGCGCTTTCCTGCGCGCCTCCGCCGGGCTGGCCGCGGAAGAACTGCGTACCCGCGGCACGGCGATCGACTGGGTGCTGTCGCCGGCGCTGGCCGAAGTGGTGGTCGAGCCGCGCAGCTTCGCCCGCGCCTTCTCCAATCTGATGCGCAACGCGTTGCGCTATGCCGACGGCCTGATCCGGGTGGTGCTGGAACCCGATGGCGCGGGCTGGCAGCTGATCGTCGAGGACGACGGCGTCGGCATTCCGGTCGAGGACCGCGACCGCGTGTTCGAACCGTTCTATCGGCTCGACCGCAGCCGCGACCGCGCCACCGGGGGTTTCGGCCTGGGCCTGAGCATCGTGCGCCAGGTGATCGACCGCCACGCCGGAGACATCCGGGTCGAGGCCTCCAACCTGGGCGGGGCGCGGTTCGTGATCCGCCTGCCGACGCATCAGCCCGGCGAGCTGCGCGCGGCCTCGGCCCCGGCACGCGATGCCGCCGGCGAACCGCTCAGCCACGCCTTCCACCTGCAATGA
- a CDS encoding response regulator, which translates to MNKVLLIEDDARLAGLISEYLLRYDFKTSVVLRGDQALNAIDDDPPDVIVLDLMLPGMDGLDVCRQIRKRSAVPIVMLTARADLFDQVTGLEVGADDYVLKPVEPRLLLARLRAVLRRSQSAPAAAATPSSLLQYGGLQIDLTARQVRWRGEEIDLKTADYNLFVILAQAAGRVLNRDELLRRWRGIGFDGVDRTVDVSISRLRRHFGDDAQEPRKIKTVWGRGYLFSPIAWED; encoded by the coding sequence ATGAACAAGGTCCTGCTGATCGAGGACGACGCCCGACTGGCCGGGTTGATCTCCGAGTATCTGCTTCGTTACGACTTCAAAACTTCGGTGGTGCTGCGCGGCGACCAGGCCCTCAACGCCATCGACGACGATCCGCCCGACGTGATCGTGCTCGATCTGATGTTGCCCGGCATGGACGGCCTCGACGTGTGTCGCCAGATCCGCAAGCGTTCGGCCGTGCCGATCGTGATGCTGACCGCGCGCGCGGACCTGTTCGATCAGGTCACCGGGCTGGAGGTCGGCGCCGACGACTACGTGCTCAAGCCGGTCGAGCCGCGCTTGCTGCTGGCGCGCTTGCGCGCGGTGCTGCGGCGCAGCCAGAGCGCTCCGGCCGCGGCCGCGACGCCGTCCAGCCTGCTGCAGTACGGCGGCCTGCAGATCGACCTGACCGCGCGCCAGGTGCGTTGGCGCGGCGAGGAGATCGATCTCAAGACCGCCGACTACAACCTGTTCGTGATCCTGGCCCAGGCCGCCGGCCGCGTGCTCAACCGCGACGAGTTGCTGCGGCGTTGGCGCGGCATCGGCTTCGACGGCGTCGACCGCACCGTCGACGTCAGCATCTCGCGCCTGCGCAGGCACTTCGGCGACGACGCGCAGGAGCCGCGCAAGATCAAGACGGTGTGGGGCCGCGGCTATCTGTTCAGCCCGATCGCCTGGGAGGACTGA
- a CDS encoding alpha/beta fold hydrolase, with the protein MNRRTFLGFGLGAAGTGLLAACAGGAPVRAPASLSTAKAWDAAGFHAARRYLPSAFGEIAVVERGRGPAALFLHGFPLNSFQWRGVMAALEGERRCIAADFLGLGYTRVADGQSVAPAAQVEMLAFVLDTLGVDSVDLVANDSGGAVAQLFLLKYPQRVRSLLLTNCDVEPDSPPPALMPVIEAARRGRFAEDTFPPQLADKNFARSAKGIGGQCYTYRYQPSDEAIDTYFTPLVESARRKRLTDAYALALDPNPLAGIEAGLRRSRVPVRVVWGTGDDIFSPASPDYLDRVFPNSRGVRRVEGAKLFYPEEFPQLVAEEASRLWESV; encoded by the coding sequence ATGAACCGCAGAACCTTTCTTGGATTCGGACTCGGCGCCGCCGGCACCGGTCTGCTCGCCGCTTGCGCCGGCGGCGCGCCGGTACGCGCACCGGCGTCGCTGAGCACGGCGAAGGCCTGGGACGCCGCCGGCTTCCACGCCGCGCGCCGCTACCTGCCCAGCGCCTTCGGCGAGATCGCGGTAGTCGAACGCGGCCGCGGCCCGGCCGCGCTGTTCCTGCACGGTTTCCCGCTCAACAGCTTCCAGTGGCGCGGGGTCATGGCCGCGCTGGAAGGCGAGCGCCGCTGCATCGCCGCCGACTTCCTCGGCCTGGGCTACACCCGGGTCGCCGACGGCCAGAGCGTGGCGCCGGCGGCGCAGGTCGAGATGCTCGCCTTCGTGCTCGACACGCTCGGCGTGGACAGCGTCGACCTGGTCGCCAACGACAGCGGCGGCGCGGTCGCGCAGCTGTTCCTGCTGAAGTATCCGCAGCGCGTGCGCAGCCTGTTGCTAACCAACTGCGATGTCGAACCCGACAGCCCGCCGCCGGCGCTGATGCCGGTGATCGAGGCCGCGCGCCGCGGCCGTTTCGCCGAAGACACCTTCCCGCCGCAGTTGGCCGACAAGAATTTCGCCCGCTCGGCCAAGGGCATCGGCGGACAGTGCTACACCTACCGCTATCAGCCCAGCGACGAAGCCATCGACACTTACTTCACTCCGCTGGTCGAATCGGCGCGGCGCAAGCGGCTCACCGACGCCTACGCGCTGGCGCTGGACCCGAACCCGCTGGCCGGCATCGAAGCCGGGCTGCGCCGGAGTCGGGTTCCGGTGCGGGTGGTCTGGGGCACCGGCGACGACATCTTCTCGCCGGCCAGTCCGGATTACCTGGACCGGGTGTTCCCGAACTCGCGCGGCGTGCGCCGGGTCGAGGGCGCCAAACTGTTCTATCCGGAGGAGTTTCCGCAGTTGGTCGCGGAAGAGGCGTCGCGCTTGTGGGAATCGGTTTGA
- a CDS encoding helix-turn-helix transcriptional regulator gives MHALSADSRPSPPRSALPPGAPEIGVLLREWRAARRWSQLDLALDAGVSARHLSCVETGKAQPSRELVIKLADALELPLRERNALLVAAGFAPKYPESTLATPELAQIRRAIEFILAQQEPYPAFVLNRHWDVLMANAAAARVNGFVLGGRPMKHANMIRQFFDPQDLRPAVANWDEVAGTLIRHLHNAVAAAPGDAAARALLAEALAYPDVPAHWRRRQFDAAPSPLLTTILHRDGHELRFFSTITTFGTPRDVTLDELHVECCFPVDEATAALCRRLAAEAIG, from the coding sequence ATGCACGCCCTGTCCGCCGACTCCCGTCCTTCGCCGCCCCGGTCCGCCTTGCCGCCCGGCGCGCCCGAGATCGGGGTGCTGTTGCGCGAATGGCGCGCCGCGCGGCGTTGGAGCCAGCTCGATCTGGCCCTGGACGCGGGCGTGTCGGCGCGGCATCTGAGTTGCGTGGAGACCGGCAAGGCCCAGCCCAGCCGTGAGTTGGTGATCAAGCTCGCCGACGCGTTGGAGTTGCCGCTGCGCGAGCGCAACGCCCTGCTGGTTGCGGCCGGTTTCGCGCCCAAGTACCCCGAGTCCACGCTGGCCACGCCCGAGCTGGCGCAGATCCGCCGCGCGATCGAATTCATCCTGGCCCAGCAGGAGCCCTATCCGGCCTTCGTATTGAATCGGCATTGGGACGTGCTGATGGCCAATGCGGCCGCGGCGCGGGTCAACGGCTTCGTGCTCGGCGGCCGGCCGATGAAGCACGCCAACATGATCCGCCAGTTCTTCGATCCGCAGGATCTGCGCCCGGCCGTGGCGAACTGGGACGAGGTGGCCGGCACCCTGATCCGGCATCTGCACAACGCCGTGGCCGCCGCGCCCGGCGATGCGGCCGCACGCGCCCTGCTGGCCGAGGCGCTGGCGTATCCCGACGTGCCCGCGCACTGGCGGCGGCGCCAGTTCGACGCGGCGCCGTCGCCGCTGTTGACCACCATCCTGCATCGCGACGGACACGAACTTCGCTTCTTCTCCACCATCACCACCTTCGGCACGCCGCGCGACGTGACCCTGGACGAACTGCACGTGGAGTGCTGCTTCCCCGTCGACGAGGCCACGGCAGCGCTGTGCCGACGCCTGGCCGCCGAAGCCATCGGCTGA
- a CDS encoding cupin domain-containing protein, whose product MPHDPGPLSHCRPARIAAGAALPWIPSGLPGLSVQPLRFLADGRGFVELLRMPPGSVMPLHRHSGEAHTYQLSGWRQLCGGEIVGPGDYVYEPAGHVDWWKVVGDEILTALVMTMGAIEFLGPGGSLRGRTDADGRREAYRRYCGERGLDTVDLEDA is encoded by the coding sequence ATGCCCCACGACCCCGGCCCCCTGTCGCACTGTCGGCCCGCGCGCATCGCCGCCGGCGCAGCGCTGCCGTGGATTCCGTCGGGCTTGCCGGGCCTGTCGGTCCAGCCGCTGCGCTTCCTCGCCGACGGTCGCGGCTTCGTCGAGTTGCTGCGCATGCCGCCCGGCTCGGTGATGCCGCTGCATCGCCACAGCGGCGAAGCCCACACCTACCAGCTCAGCGGCTGGCGCCAGCTGTGCGGCGGCGAGATCGTCGGCCCGGGCGACTATGTCTACGAGCCGGCCGGGCACGTCGACTGGTGGAAGGTCGTCGGCGACGAGATCCTGACCGCGCTGGTGATGACGATGGGCGCGATCGAGTTCCTCGGCCCCGGCGGCAGCCTGCGCGGCCGCACCGACGCCGACGGCCGGCGCGAGGCGTACCGGCGCTACTGCGGCGAGCGGGGCCTGGACACGGTCGACCTCGAGGACGCCTGA
- a CDS encoding glutathione binding-like protein → MIDLYYTATPNGLKLRLFFEETGLAHRIVPVRLSAGDQFKPEFLAVSPNNKIPAILDHAPSDGGAPIPVFESGAILLYLAEKTGRLYPSDPRQRLELSQWLFWQMAGLGPMSGQAGHFRVHADEPLPYAIDRYTREVQRLHGVLDRRLQDRRFLVGDDYSIADIACYPWIVPYAGLGQDLANTPSLQRWFDEIAARPATRRAYEGVEVPYSQALSSQARQVLFGNGAAEPAR, encoded by the coding sequence ATGATCGACCTGTACTACACCGCCACCCCGAACGGCCTGAAGCTGCGCCTGTTCTTCGAGGAGACCGGCCTGGCGCACCGCATCGTGCCGGTGCGGCTGTCGGCCGGCGATCAGTTCAAGCCCGAGTTCCTGGCGGTGTCGCCGAACAACAAGATCCCGGCGATCCTCGACCACGCCCCGAGCGACGGCGGCGCGCCGATTCCGGTATTCGAATCCGGCGCGATCCTGCTGTACCTCGCCGAGAAGACCGGCCGGCTGTATCCGTCCGACCCGCGCCAGCGCCTGGAGCTCAGCCAATGGCTGTTCTGGCAGATGGCCGGGTTGGGGCCGATGTCCGGCCAGGCCGGACACTTCCGCGTCCATGCCGACGAGCCCTTGCCGTACGCGATCGATCGCTACACCCGCGAAGTGCAGCGCCTGCACGGCGTGCTCGATCGCCGGCTGCAGGACCGCCGCTTCCTGGTCGGCGACGACTATTCGATCGCCGACATCGCCTGCTATCCGTGGATCGTGCCTTATGCCGGCCTCGGCCAGGATCTGGCCAACACGCCGAGCCTGCAGCGGTGGTTCGACGAGATCGCCGCGCGACCGGCCACCCGGCGCGCCTACGAGGGCGTCGAAGTGCCGTACTCGCAGGCCTTGTCGTCGCAGGCGCGCCAGGTCCTGTTCGGCAACGGCGCCGCCGAGCCGGCGCGCTGA